One Helianthus annuus cultivar XRQ/B chromosome 12, HanXRQr2.0-SUNRISE, whole genome shotgun sequence genomic region harbors:
- the LOC110894743 gene encoding cytochrome P450 CYP72A219 isoform X3 codes for MEITRVFYVVVAIFLFCIWRILNWVWFKPKKMEKFLRDQGLKGSPYRFMYGDLKEMARMTSEAKSKPMNLTHDIAPRVLPFFHQSRTTFGKNCFTWIGTKPILHVYEPSMIRELLTNYNKFQKPRGGNPLTKLLVRGLLDAEGDRWVKHRKIIKPTFQMEKLKFMVPAFYTSCKEMIEKWENELNTKSSCEVDVWPYLQTFTSDVISRTAFGSSFVEGRKIFELQREQSQLIGKALSSVYIPGSSFLPTKNNKRMKEIHQQVRGLIMSIINKRVVAMKVGETFHDDLLGILLDSNDKEIEQQGNKIYGLSIDEVIEECKLFYFAGQETTGNMLVWTMILLGQHLEWQTHAREEVLHLFGNKKPDIDGLSHLKVMNMIFNEVLRLYSPIVQLRRLIHEETKLGNLTLPAGTFVQLNSLILHHDKDMWGEDVHEFKPERFSEGISKVTKGQAAYVPFGGGPRICIGQNFALLEAKMALAMILQHFSFELSPSYSHAPHTMLTLQPQFGAHLILHNLSHIVV; via the exons ATGGAAATAACTAGAGTTTTTTATGTTGTAGTAGCAATATTCTTGTTTTGTATATGGAGAATTTTGAATTGGGTATGGTTTAAACCAAAGAAGATGGAGAAGTTTCTAAGAGATCAAGGCCTCAAAGGTAGCCCTTATAGATTCATGTACGGAGATTTGAAAGAGATGGCACGAATGACGAGTGAAGCCAAATCTAAACCCATGAATCTAACACACGATATTGCTCCTCGTGTCTTGCCTTTCTTCCATCAATCCCGCACCACCTTTG GGAAGAATTGTTTTACATGGATAGGAACAAAGCCTATACTACATGTATATGAACCATCTATGATAAGAGAGCTCCTGACCAATTATAATAAATTTCAAAAGCCAAGAGGGGGTAATCCATTAACAAAGTTGCTAGTTAGAGGATTACTCGATGCTGAGGGTGATAGGTGGGTTAAACATAGAAAAATTATCAAACCTACATTCCAAATGGAGAAGCTCAAG TTTATGGTGCCCGCCTTCTATACGAGTTGCAAAGAGATGATTGAAAAATGGGAAAACGAGTTAAACACCAAAAGCTCATGTGAAGTTGATGTGTGGCCTTATCTTCAAACTTTTACAAGTGACGTAATTTCACGTACAGCGTTTGGTAGTAGTTTTGTAGAAGGAAGAAAGATATTTGAACTTCAAAGAGAACAATCACAGCTAATTGGAAAGGCTTTAAGTTCGGTTTACATTCCAGGATCAAG CTTTTTGCCGACGAAAAACAATAAGAGGATGAAAGAGATTCACCAACAAGTGAGGGGTTTAATAATGAGCATAATCAATAAGCGAGTTGTTGCGATGAAAGTCGGGGAAACTTTCCATGATGACCTTTTGGGCATACTTTTGGACTCCAATGACAAAGAAATTGAACAGCAAGGGAATAAAATTTACGGATTAAGCATTGATGAAGTCATCGAAGAATGCAAACTCTTCTATTTTGCAGGGCAAGAGACCACAGGAAATATGCTTGTTTGGACTATGATTTTATTAGGACAACATTTAGAATGGCAGACACATGCAAGAGAGGAAGTTTTACATCTATTTGGTAATAAAAAACCAGATATTGATGGATTGAGTCATTTGAAAGTT ATGAACATGATCTTCAATGAGGTTCTTAGACTATATTCACCAATTGTGCAACTTAGACGACTAATACATGAAGAAACCAAACTAGGTAACTTAACCTTACCAGCAGGAACCTTTGTCCAACTAAACTCGTTGATTTTGCACCACGACAAAGATATGTGGGGTGAAGATGTGCATGAGTTTAAGCCTGAAAGATTTTCCGAAGGCATATCAAAGGTTACTAAGGGACAGGCCGCATACGTCCCATTTGGTGGCGGCCCACGTATATGCATTGGTCAAAATTTTGCTTTACTTGAAGCGAAAATGGCCCTTGCAATGATTCTACAGCATTTTTCTTTTGAGCTATCTCCATCCTACTCGCATGCTCCGCACACTATGCTAACTCTACAACCTCAATTTGGCGCTCATTTGATTCTACACAATTTATCACATATTGTagtttaa
- the LOC110894743 gene encoding cytochrome P450 CYP72A219 isoform X1, translating into MEITRVFYVVVAIFLFCIWRILNWVWFKPKKMEKFLRDQGLKGSPYRFMYGDLKEMARMTSEAKSKPMNLTHDIAPRVLPFFHQSRTTFGKNCFTWIGTKPILHVYEPSMIRELLTNYNKFQKPRGGNPLTKLLVRGLLDAEGDRWVKHRKIIKPTFQMEKLKFMVPAFYTSCKEMIEKWENELNTKSSCEVDVWPYLQTFTSDVISRTAFGSSFVEGRKIFELQREQSQLIGKALSSVYIPGSSFLPTKNNKRMKEIHQQVRGLIMSIINKRVVAMKVGETFHDDLLGILLDSNDKEIEQQGNKIYGLSIDEVIEECKLFYFAGQETTGNMLVWTMILLGQHLEWQTHAREEVLHLFGNKKPDIDGLSHLKVMNMIFNEVLRLYSPIVQLRRLIHEETKLGNLTLPAGTFVQLNSLILHHDKDMWGEDVHEFKPERFSEGISKVTKGQAAYVPFGGGPRICIGQNFALLEAKMALAMILQHFSFELSPSYSHAPHTMLTLQPQFGAHLILHNLSHIVV; encoded by the exons ATGGAAATAACTAGAGTTTTTTATGTTGTAGTAGCAATATTCTTGTTTTGTATATGGAGAATTTTGAATTGGGTATGGTTTAAACCAAAGAAGATGGAGAAGTTTCTAAGAGATCAAGGCCTCAAAGGTAGCCCTTATAGATTCATGTACGGAGATTTGAAAGAGATGGCACGAATGACGAGTGAAGCCAAATCTAAACCCATGAATCTAACACACGATATTGCTCCTCGTGTCTTGCCTTTCTTCCATCAATCCCGCACCACCTTTG GGAAGAATTGTTTTACATGGATAGGAACAAAGCCTATACTACATGTATATGAACCATCTATGATAAGAGAGCTCCTGACCAATTATAATAAATTTCAAAAGCCAAGAGGGGGTAATCCATTAACAAAGTTGCTAGTTAGAGGATTACTCGATGCTGAGGGTGATAGGTGGGTTAAACATAGAAAAATTATCAAACCTACATTCCAAATGGAGAAGCTCAAG TTTATGGTGCCCGCCTTCTATACGAGTTGCAAAGAGATGATTGAAAAATGGGAAAACGAGTTAAACACCAAAAGCTCATGTGAAGTTGATGTGTGGCCTTATCTTCAAACTTTTACAAGTGACGTAATTTCACGTACAGCGTTTGGTAGTAGTTTTGTAGAAGGAAGAAAGATATTTGAACTTCAAAGAGAACAATCACAGCTAATTGGAAAGGCTTTAAGTTCGGTTTACATTCCAGGATCAAG CTTTTTGCCGACGAAAAACAATAAGAGGATGAAAGAGATTCACCAACAAGTGAGGGGTTTAATAATGAGCATAATCAATAAGCGAGTTGTTGCGATGAAAGTCGGGGAAACTTTCCATGATGACCTTTTGGGCATACTTTTGGACTCCAATGACAAAGAAATTGAACAGCAAGGGAATAAAATTTACGGATTAAGCATTGATGAAGTCATCGAAGAATGCAAACTCTTCTATTTTGCAGGGCAAGAGACCACAGGAAATATGCTTGTTTGGACTATGATTTTATTAGGACAACATTTAGAATGGCAGACACATGCAAGAGAGGAAGTTTTACATCTATTTGGTAATAAAAAACCAGATATTGATGGATTGAGTCATTTGAAAGTT ATGAACATGATCTTCAATGAGGTTCTTAGACTATATTCGCCAATTGTGCAGCTTAGACGACTAATACATGAAGAAACCAAACTAGGTAACTTAACCTTACCAGCTGGAACCTTTGTCCAACTAAACTCGTTGATTTTGCACCACGACAAAGATATGTGGGGTGAAGATGTGCATGAGTTTAAGCCTGAAAGATTTTCCGAAGGCATATCAAAGGTTACTAAGGGACAGGCCGCATACGTCCCATTTGGTGGCGGCCCACGTATATGCATTGGTCAAAATTTTGCTTTACTTGAAGCGAAAATGGCCCTTGCAATGATTCTACAGCATTTTTCTTTTGAGCTATCTCCATCCTACTCGCATGCTCCGCACACTATGCTAACTCTACAACCTCAATTTGGCGCTCATTTGATTCTACACAATTTATCACATATTGTagtttaa
- the LOC110894743 gene encoding cytochrome P450 CYP72A219 isoform X2 — protein sequence MEITRVFYVVVAIFLFCIWRILNWVWFKPKKMEKFLRDQGLKGSPYRFMYGDLKEMARMTSEAKSKPMNLTHDIAPRVLPFFHQSRTTFGKNCFTWIGTKPILHVYEPSMIRELLTNYNKFQKPRGGNPLTKLLVRGLLDAEGDRWVKHRKIIKPTFQMEKLKFMVPAFYTSCKEMIEKWENELNTKSSCEVDVWPYLQTFTSDVISRTAFGSSFVEGRKIFELQREQSQLIGKALSSVYIPGSSFLPTKNNKRMKEIHQQVRGLIMSIINKRVVAMKVGETFHDDLLGILLDSNDKEIEQQGNKIYGLSIDEVIEECKLFYFAGQETTGNMLVWTMILLGQHLEWQTHAREEVLHLFGNKNPDIDGLSHLKVMNMIFNEVLRLYSPIVQLRRLIHEETKLGNLTLPAGTFVQLNSLILHHDKDMWGEDVHEFKPERFSEGISKVTKGQAAYVPFGGGPRICIGQNFALLEAKMALAMILQHFSFELSPSYSHAPHTMLTLQPQFGAHLILHNLSHIVV from the exons ATGGAAATAACTAGAGTTTTTTATGTTGTAGTAGCAATATTCTTGTTTTGTATATGGAGAATTTTGAATTGGGTATGGTTTAAACCAAAGAAGATGGAGAAGTTTCTAAGAGATCAAGGCCTCAAAGGTAGCCCTTATAGATTCATGTACGGAGATTTGAAAGAGATGGCACGAATGACGAGTGAAGCCAAATCTAAACCCATGAATCTAACACACGATATTGCTCCTCGTGTCTTGCCTTTCTTCCATCAATCCCGCACCACCTTTG GGAAGAATTGTTTTACATGGATAGGAACAAAGCCTATACTACATGTATATGAACCATCTATGATAAGAGAGCTCCTGACCAATTATAATAAATTTCAAAAGCCAAGAGGGGGTAATCCATTAACAAAGTTGCTAGTTAGAGGATTACTCGATGCTGAGGGTGATAGGTGGGTTAAACATAGAAAAATTATCAAACCTACATTCCAAATGGAGAAGCTCAAG TTTATGGTGCCCGCCTTCTATACGAGTTGCAAAGAGATGATTGAAAAATGGGAAAACGAGTTAAACACCAAAAGCTCATGTGAAGTTGATGTGTGGCCTTATCTTCAAACTTTTACAAGTGACGTAATTTCACGTACAGCGTTTGGTAGTAGTTTTGTAGAAGGAAGAAAGATATTTGAACTTCAAAGAGAACAATCACAGCTAATTGGAAAGGCTTTAAGTTCGGTTTACATTCCAGGATCAAG CTTTTTGCCGACGAAAAACAATAAGAGGATGAAAGAGATTCACCAACAAGTGAGGGGTTTAATAATGAGCATAATCAATAAGCGAGTTGTTGCGATGAAAGTCGGGGAAACTTTCCATGATGACCTTTTGGGCATACTTTTGGACTCCAATGACAAAGAAATTGAACAGCAAGGGAATAAAATTTACGGATTAAGCATTGATGAAGTCATCGAAGAATGCAAACTCTTCTATTTTGCAGGGCAAGAGACCACAGGAAATATGCTTGTTTGGACTATGATTTTATTAGGACAACATTTAGAATGGCAGACACATGCAAGAGAGGAAGTTTTAC ATTTATTTGGCAATAAAAACCCAGATATTGATGGATTGAGTCATTTGAAAGTT ATGAACATGATCTTCAATGAGGTTCTTAGACTATATTCACCAATTGTGCAACTTAGACGACTAATACATGAAGAAACCAAACTAGGTAACTTAACCTTACCAGCAGGAACCTTTGTCCAACTAAACTCGTTGATTTTGCACCACGACAAAGATATGTGGGGTGAAGATGTGCATGAGTTTAAGCCTGAAAGATTTTCCGAAGGCATATCAAAGGTTACTAAGGGACAGGCCGCATACGTCCCATTTGGTGGCGGCCCACGTATATGCATTGGTCAAAATTTTGCTTTACTTGAAGCGAAAATGGCCCTTGCAATGATTCTACAGCATTTTTCTTTTGAGCTATCTCCATCCTACTCGCATGCTCCGCACACTATGCTAACTCTACAACCTCAATTTGGCGCTCATTTGATTCTACACAATTTATCACATATTGTagtttaa